From Acropora muricata isolate sample 2 chromosome 14, ASM3666990v1, whole genome shotgun sequence, one genomic window encodes:
- the LOC136897648 gene encoding uncharacterized protein has protein sequence MQVRLYGGSPDLTQSLHANIAQHLSPVPCASLLVRIVQAACHPNGRPKEGSEFKEMNWKQEGLFQPKPNYADGAYYSLSCEPTLGENQIFHSMVKRQVMKTRDGIKLIGDGKAQKLKKDKVIESWIKTLLTRNIDSLPGELDTSYVALYHVMHGLKISVDAAMNLPWTNFTMATYCLSPPGSFYRGQREDPLNFTTTPLYSSTIASPVWRQGMKVFPRRIYHRYMVLIVHLYEIAADTSHNRTSLQGQAWTAVQVFNDGYVIGGSYLLPLYSGDPPEVVLSSLQSDTCVDVLSAFRRKKLIKYLEGSSVYVRLSDARRGDELPAPKINARQDYLPREKLEKYLTINPSSSLNSLVPRGMSEDELTAKLTLKFKTSTTQLLGSYQRDRQQQRT, from the exons ATGCAAGTACGGCTGTATGGAGGAAGTCCAGATTTAACACAGTCATTGCACGCGAATATAGCTCAGCATCTGTC TCCAGTGCCTTGTGCCAGCTTATTGGTAAGGATTGTTCAAGCTGCGTGTCATCCCAATGGAAGACCAAAAGAG GGTTCAGAATTCAAGGAAATGAACTGGAAGCAGGAGGGACTCTTCCAGCCGAAGCCAAACTACGCAGATG GGGCCTATTACTCTCTTTCCTGTGAACCTACTCTCGGCGAGAACCAGATATTCCATAGCATGGTCAAGAGACAAGTGATGAAAACAAGGGACGGGATAAAGCTAATCGGTGATGGAAAAGCACAGAAGCTAAAGAAAGACAAAGTTATAGAAAGCTGGATAAAG ACGCTTCTCACCCGAAATATCGATTCTCTACCAGGGGAATTGGACACCAGCTATGTGGCACTGTATCACGTGATGCATGGATTGAAG ATATCCGTGGATGCAGCGATGAATTTACCCTGGACCAATTTTACCATGGCAACTTACTGTCTTTCTCCTCCAGGCTCGTTTTATAGG GGTCAACGGGAGGATCCCTTAAACTTCACAACAACACCGCTGTACTCAAGCACAATTGCATCTCCTGTATGGCGCCAAGGGATGAAG gTTTTCCCTCGCCGCATCTACCACAGATATATGGTGCTTATTGTTCATTTATACGAGATAGCGGCAGACACAAGTCATAATCGAACAAGCTTACAGGGACAG GCGTGGACTGCAGTTCAAGTTTTCAATGATGGATACGTCATAGGTGGCTCGTATCTTCTTCCTTTGTACTCAGGGGACCCCCCTGAG GTAGTTCTTAGTTCCCTTCAAAGTGATACTTGTGTTGATGTTCTCTCTGCCTTCCGACGAAAGAAATTG ATAAAGTACTTGGAGGGAAGCTCAGTTTATGTCCGGCTGTCCGATGCTAGAAGAGGCGATGAACTTCCCGCGCCAAAG ATTAATGCAAGGCAGGATTATTTGCCTagggaaaaactagaaaaataCCTCACCATCAACCCATCGTCCTCTTTAAATTCCTTGGTTCCTCGGGGAATGAGCGAAGACGAGTTAACGGCCAAGCTGACGTTGAAATTTAAGACT TCGACAACTCAATTGTTGGGATCATACCAGAGAGACAGACAACAGCAGAGGACTTGA
- the LOC136897839 gene encoding uncharacterized protein, translating to MKGKHSCELLDEDRFAAPDDFREEQGYEYYDMSREYTKAAHNTCANQPCSNKCCEDNPCSNGGTCTELCHHAKQKFNCICPKGFFGKLCETKSPTSCKQLQPQEKKPKMSTTYSLFDPARKSFYQTLCDFTSENGFVWTLLESFSLANRKYFKGRSFLQDYPMNENSFKWNKFRLSLPIMNSTLSHSTHFRATCNFNTDGLVTKDYLRAKTANLNILQLISNLCVKMEYINIRGYDCYNCTALIIQRINWHLHTDSYHGPKSCQFTSAANGSISLPGGEDNFGEYYAINPLHRCTSANHSTTQWRTVNPSNKRNRLLLPTRNIELFIWTPTILSCAQEYLQQSFWSKRGSKPPKKYCSRRGNRDSTQLFIFCNSLEKPLP from the exons atgaaggGCAAGCACAGCTGTGAGTTGCTTGACGAAGACAGGTTTGCGGCCCCTGATGACTTTAGAGAAGAACAAGGTTACGAGTactatgacatgagcagagaaTATACGAAAGCG GCACACAACACATGTGCAAATCAACCATGCAGTAACAAGTGCTGTGAAGACAATCCATGTTCTAATGGGGGAACATGCACCGAGCTGTGCCACCAcgccaaacaaaagttcaacTGCATATGCCccaaaggattttttggaaAATTGTGTGAAACGAAAAGTCCTACATCCTGCAAGCAGCTACAACCCCAAGAAAAGAAGCCGAAAATGTCTACTACATACTCATTGTTCGATCCTGCAAGGAAGTCCTTCTACCAAACCTTGTGCGATTTCACTTCTGAAAAtggattcgtttggactcttctcgagtccttcagcttagccaacagaaaatatttcaagggTCGATCATTCCTCCAAGATTACCCAATGAACGAGAACTCTTTCAAGTGGAACAAGTTTCGCTTGTCACTGCCGATAATGAATTCAACGCTGAGCCATTCTACGCACTTCCGAGCAACTTGCAACTTCAACACTGATGGACTGGTAACTAAGGATTACTTAAGAGCCAAGACAGCTAATCTCAACATTCTACAGCTAATTAGTAACCTGTGCGTAAAAATGgaatatatcaatatcagaggCTATGACTGTTATAACTGCACGGCCCTAATTATTCAAAGAATCAATTGGCACCTTCACACCGATTCAtaccacgggccgaaatcttgCCAGTTTACGAGTGCTGCTAACGGCTCCATTTCCTTACCAGGTGGAGAGGATAACTTTGGAGAATACTATGCGATCAATCCTTTGCACAGATGCACGTCGGCGAATCATAGCACAACGCAGTGGAGAACAGTAAATCCTTCCAACAAACGAAACAGACTCCTTTTACCCACCAGAAATATAGAACTCTTTATTTGGACACCAACGATTTTAAGCTGTGCACAAGAATATCTGCAGCAGTCTTTCTGGTCTAAAAGAGGCAGCAAACCTCCTAAGAAATATTGCTCAAGGAGAGGGAATCGCGATAGCAcgcaattatttattttttgcaattCTCTAGAGAAACCTTTACCGTAA
- the LOC136897647 gene encoding uncharacterized protein — protein sequence MLQHKSTIGIPFAPYTQVITMRVIQLLLVFILHSLKTTEANCQARCEQANGGTTDTGFTNRALLGHSFKNFTVNKRFDCHGLCFVEKCRCQAYQMKGKHSCELLDEDRFAAPDDFVQEQGYKYFDMNREYQKAERNNACANQPCSNKCCEDNPCSNGGTCIELCEHAKQKFNCTCANGFFGKFCEKKSPRTSCKQLQLEANKPKSSTVYTLYDPASKSFYQTFCDFTSENGFVWTLLESYSLANENDFRRVPFFHNYSVNQNSFKWNKFRLPLLIMNSMLSHSTHVRATCNFNTDGLVTKDYLRAKTTDLNILQLKGNPCVKMEYVNIRGYGCYNCTAEIFQLSNMHLHIDSYRGPYCQFTSAHNGSVELPGGEDNFGHYHTINPLHRCTSGNDATTQWWFGEQ from the exons AACTCCTACTCGTGTTCATTCTGCACAGTTTAAAGACAACGGAAGCAAACTGTCAGGCGAGATGTGAACAGGCAAATGGGGGAACCACCGATACAGGATTTACAAACCGTGCATTGCtgggacacagcttcaagaactttACTGTGAACAAACGGTTCGACTGTCATGGGCTCTGCTTTGTTGAGAAATGCAGATGCcaagcctaccaaatgaaggGCAAGCACAGCTGTGAGTTGCTTGATGAAGATAGGTTTGCGGCTCCCGATGACTTTGTACAAGAACAAGGTTACAAGTACTTTGACATGAACAGAGAATATCAGAAAGCG GAGAGAAACAACGCATGCGCAAATCAACCATGCAGTAACAAGTGCTGTGAAGACAATCCCTGTTCTAACGGAGGAACATGCATCGAGCTGTGCGAACAcgccaaacaaaagttcaacTGCACGTGCGCCAATGGATTTTTTGGAAAGTTCTGTGAAAAGAAAAGTCCTCGTACATCTTGCAAGCAGCTACAACTCGAAGCAAACAAGCCAAAAAGTTCTACTGTATACACTTTGTATGATCCTGCAAGCAAGTCATTCTACCAAACTTTCTGTGATTTCACTTCTGAAAAtggattcgtttggactctACTCGAGTCCTACAGCTTAGCCAACGAAAACGATTTCAGGCGTGTGCCTTTCTTCCACAATTACTCAGTGAACCAGAACTCTTTCAAATGGAACAAGTTTCGCCTGCCATTGCTGATTATGAATTCAATGCTGAGCCATTCTACACACGTCCGAGCAACTTGCAACTTCAACACTGATGGCCTGGTAACAAAGGATTACTTAAGAGCTAAGACAACTGACCTCAACATCCTGCAATTGAAAGGCAATCCATGTGTAAAAATGGAATATGTCAATATCAGAGGCTATGGCTGTTATAACTGCACGGCCGAGATATTTCAATTAAGCAATATGCACCTTCACATTGATTCATACCGCGGGCCTTATTGTCAGTTCACGAGTGCTCATAACGGCTCCGTTGAGTTACCAGGTGGAGAAGATAACTTTGGGCATTACCATACAATCAACCCTTTACACAGATGCACGTCCGGGAATGATGCCACAACGCAGTGGTGGTTTGGAgaacagtaa